The genome window AGAGGCACAACGCGCTTAGCACCCGCCTCTTTGCAAGCTACTTGCGCACGCTCGACTGCCGCTTTTTCACCTGCAATAACCACTTGCCCCGGACAATTAAAGTTAACAGGAGAAACAACCTGCCCCTGGCCTGCCTGATCGCAACTGGATGCTATTAGCTCATCAGATAAACCCAAAACCGCAGCCATTGCACCTGCACCGGCAGGAACAGCTTCTTGCATATACTCGCCACGTAAACGCACCAAGTTAACGCCATCGACAAAACTCATAGCGCCAGCGCACACGAGCGCGGTGTATTCACCCAAGCTATGCCCAGCAACAACATCTGGCTTAGCTCCGCCTTTTTCCAACCATAGACGCCACAACGCAACACCTGCAGTTAATAGAGCGGGTTGCGTTTTATCTGTTTGATTTAACGTTTCTTCAGGTCCGTTTTGTACCAAATCCCACAGATCATAACCTAATACGCCCGACGCCTCCGTAAAGGTATCTTGGATGATTGGATTGTCAGCCGCCAGCTCACTTAACATACCTAAATGCTGGGATCCCTGACCTGGAAATACGAATGCAAAAGACTGCGACATAGCGCCCTCGACTCAAACTAAATACGATAAGCCAGCAAATAAACGCGGCCATAACAAAGGATGTGTATTTTACATGAATGCACGAGAATTAGAACGCTCAGTTCCCTTCGCCTCAATACTTACGATAGCTCTTGAGACGTTCAGCTATAAGTTCGGGTACATTTTTTCTAACTTCTATGACAGCCTGATCCAGCGCATAGCCAAAACACTTAGCATTAGCACTACCATGACTTTTAAGAACAATACCCTGCAAGCCAATCAATGTAGCACCATTGCGCCTTGAGGGGTCCATTTCTTCTTCAATTTCACGCAGAATAGGTGCAGCCAGCGTAGCAACTAGGCGACGATACATATTCTTCATAAAACTGCGGCGCACTTTACGACCAATGAGCTTGGCAAGGCCTTCATTACTTTTTAGTGCCACGTTTCCAACAAAACCGTCACACACAACCACATCAGCACGACCACTAAATACCCCGCCTCCTTCGACGTAGCCTATATAGTTAATAGACTTGTTCGCAGCAATAAGCTCATTCGCTAAGCGCACCTGTTCATTACCTTTAATCACCTCTTCTCCGTTATTTAACAGAGCAACCGCAGGCGATTTTATATCATCCACAGCCTCAGCTAGCACCGACCCCATAATGGCGAACTGAAGCAGATGCTCTGCGCTCGAATCAACATTCGCCCCTAAATCCAGCATATAACAATGCCCACCAGAGGTTGGCACTGACGTAATAATAGCGGGACGATCGATACCCGGTAGCATTTTCAACTGCTGACGACCGAACGCCATAAGCGCGCCAGTATTTCCAGCACTTACGCAAGCATGTGCTCGCCCCTGCGCTACGCACTTAATCGCCTGACTCATTGACGAGTCTTGGCGATGCCGAACAGCAGACGACGGCTTCTCATCCATAGCCACCGATGCTCCAGACGCAACAATTTCTAGACGCGACAACAACTCATCTGACAAGCTAAGCTTATCGAGAATCGGCTGCAATACATCTAGTTCAGCATGAAGGCGGATCGAGAGATCAGGATAACGGGATAAAGCAGAAAGCGACGCGGGAAGGGTAACGCGGGGACCGTGGTCCCCACCCATCGCATCAACAGAGAGAATGACGCGATTGATCAAGCTTATTCGCTGTCTTGGTTTACAACCTGACGACCGCGGTAAAAGCCATCTGCTGTAACGTGGTGACGACGGTGAGTTTCACCAGTAGTCGCGTCTACAGACAGAGTAGGACCAGTCAACGCATCGTGTGAGCGACGCATGTCACGACGTGAGCGTGACTTTTTGTTTTTCTGTACAGCCATGGTAGATAACTCCTAAATCATTTCTTGCCGGCTTTTAACTGAGCCAGCACACTAAACGGGTTCGTTTTTTCGATGACCGATTCTTCAGTCATGTCCTCGTCGCCAAAGGAGGTCTGAACACTACAATCTGCATGGTATGGAACAATAGGCAGACTGAGAATTAGCTCTTCTTCAACTATTTGCAACAGTTCGATCT of Neptunomonas phycophila contains these proteins:
- the fabD gene encoding ACP S-malonyltransferase, whose protein sequence is MSQSFAFVFPGQGSQHLGMLSELAADNPIIQDTFTEASGVLGYDLWDLVQNGPEETLNQTDKTQPALLTAGVALWRLWLEKGGAKPDVVAGHSLGEYTALVCAGAMSFVDGVNLVRLRGEYMQEAVPAGAGAMAAVLGLSDELIASSCDQAGQGQVVSPVNFNCPGQVVIAGEKAAVERAQVACKEAGAKRVVPLPVSVPSHCALMKPAAEKLAAALANVPVIMPDIPVIQNVSAGVASDVDQLKTNLVEQLFSPVLWTNSVQTMVEQGIERTVECGPGKVLSGLNKKIHKPLTLAAINDIAGMEGALAQ
- the plsX gene encoding phosphate acyltransferase PlsX, whose product is MNRVILSVDAMGGDHGPRVTLPASLSALSRYPDLSIRLHAELDVLQPILDKLSLSDELLSRLEIVASGASVAMDEKPSSAVRHRQDSSMSQAIKCVAQGRAHACVSAGNTGALMAFGRQQLKMLPGIDRPAIITSVPTSGGHCYMLDLGANVDSSAEHLLQFAIMGSVLAEAVDDIKSPAVALLNNGEEVIKGNEQVRLANELIAANKSINYIGYVEGGGVFSGRADVVVCDGFVGNVALKSNEGLAKLIGRKVRRSFMKNMYRRLVATLAAPILREIEEEMDPSRRNGATLIGLQGIVLKSHGSANAKCFGYALDQAVIEVRKNVPELIAERLKSYRKY
- the rpmF gene encoding 50S ribosomal protein L32, whose product is MAVQKNKKSRSRRDMRRSHDALTGPTLSVDATTGETHRRHHVTADGFYRGRQVVNQDSE